In Fusarium oxysporum Fo47 chromosome VII, complete sequence, the following proteins share a genomic window:
- a CDS encoding short-chain dehydrogenase, with protein sequence MAPILDENSKASELVPYYTPQIEDKVILITGVSPGSLGESFVKQVAVSKPATFILAGRNPSKFQSLIDELKASHPKIQVKPLSLDLNSLANVRKAAETVLSWSGDDVPRVDVLVNNAGTMAIPYSLTEDGFETQFQTNHLGHFLFTNLIMSKILNAEAPRIINISSAGHRHHNIRWTDYNFNGGKTYEKWAAYGQSKTANCLFSVSLAKKLGSKGLASFSLHPGGIITNLSAHVDDFTALLKSMQDVDVVMGTKYMWGLDGVKMKDLNEGVATHVFAAFDPTIEQNGVYLNDCHVADPYKEEVYPWATSDVSAEMLWQLSEKLVGQKFEY encoded by the coding sequence ATGGCTCCCATTCTTGACGAAAATTCCAAAGCCAGCGAGCTTGTGCCTTATTACACCCCCCAGATTGAGGACAAGGTCATCCTCATCACGGGAGTTTCACCTGGTAGTCTTGGTGAAAGCTTTGTCAAGCAGGTCGCTGTCTCAAAGCCGGCTACTTTCATTCTTGCGGGCCGAAATCCCTCCAAGTTTCAAAGCCTGATCGACGAATTGAAGGCGTCTCACCCAAAAATTCAGGTGAAGCCATTGAGTCTAGACCTTAACTCACTTGCAAACGTACGAAAGGCTGCGGAGACTGTACTCTCCTGGTCCGGTGATGACGTCCCTCGCGTTGACGTTCTGGTCAACAATGCTGGCACCATGGCTATACCATATAGCTTGACCGAGGACGGCTTCGAGACACAGTTCCAGACCAACCATCTCGGCCATTTCTTGTTCACCAACCTTATCATGAGTAAGATTCTGAATGCCGAGGCACCTCGAATTATCAACATCAGTAGTGCTGGTCATCGTCACCACAACATCAGATGGACTGATTACAACTTCAACGGCGGCAAAACCTACGAGAAGTGGGCTGCCTACGGGCAGTCCAAGACAGCCAATTGTTTGTTTTCAGTCTCGTTagccaagaagcttggatCCAAGGGTCTTGCCTCTTTCAGCCTCCACCCAGGCGGCATCATTACTAATCTCTCAGCACATGTCGATGACTTTACAGCTCTTCTAAAAAGTATGCAAGACGTCGACGTAGTCATGGGAACAAAGTACATGTGGGGATTAGATGGAGTCAAGATGAAAGACTTGAATGAAGGTGTCGCAACTCATGTGTTTGCGGCCTTCGATCCCACCATTGAGCAGAACGGAGTGTATCTCAACGACTGTCATGTCGCTGACCCCTACAAGGAGGAAGTCTACCCCTGGGCAACCAGTGACGTGAGCGCGGAAATGCTTTGGCAGCTGAGCGAGAAGCTGGTAGGACAGAAGTTTGAGTATTGA